In the Corynebacterium jeikeium genome, TCAGTGGCTCCGAATGGCTGGCAGTGGCAGAAGTGCAATTAGGACGTACTCCCCTGATCCGTGCCGCAGCAAGCCTGCAGCAGCCAAGCCCATCGCAGATCCGGGAAGACGTCACCGCACACATAACTGAAGGCAAGCTCCGGGCCCGGCGCACCCGCCACCTCGGAGCCATCGAGCTTTCCAGTACGCCAGTTTCGGTCAGCGAACTCAGCGAGGCAGATAGGCACCAGGCCGTCGCAGCCTTAGCAGCCGAGGGACTTGGGTGGCTACAGATGACGGAGGGGGCGTCAATAGTAAAAGAGAGAGTCGACTACCTGCGTCAGCAGCTGGGGGAACCTTGGCCGGATCTTGCCACAGGCGATTACACGCCAGAGGCCGAGCGAGTGGTCGCGGGCGAAAGAATCGTCGATATCGACGCCTACCAGGCGATCATGCGCCAACTCCCGTGGCCCGAGGCAGGGCGAATGGATGAACTGGTGCCGGAACGGCTGGAAGTGCCCAGTGGGTCTGCACCGAAGATTGGATACGAGACCGGACGACCGATAGTGCGCGTCAAGCTGCAGGAATGCTTTGGACTGGCAGAATCCCCCACTATTGCAGGTAAAAAAGTTCTGTTCCACCTGCTTTCGCCAGCGGGGCGCGAACTAGCTGTCACCGATGATCTTAAAAGCTTCTGGGACGGCCCTTACCAGGGCGTGCGCAAAGACATGCGGGGGCGCTATCCGAAGCACCCATGGCCCGAGGATCCATGGTCGGCGACAGCAACAAAGAAGACTAAACGCGCCTTAAGGAACTAGGAAATCAGCGCGGTGGCGCGAAACTAGCGACGCTTGCTGCCGAATGTCTTGGTGAAGTTCAGACCCCGGATCGGGGTGTGGATCGTCACGGATTGGCGACCGTCGGCGCGCTGGGTAATGCGCATCGGTCCGATACGGGTGGAACCACCCACTCCGCCGGAAGAGGTGTTCACCTTGAACGGACCGAAATTTTTGGAATCTCGAAACATAAAGCCCATGCAGCACATGATAAGGCACCGCAAGAAAAAGCGGGTACTTCCCCTTGCGTTAGGGAAGCACCCGCTCTAAGCGAACCTACTGATTCGCGCTGGAGACTGAGTTACATCAGATCCATATCGTCCAGCGGCACGGCAGCACCAGTGAACTCACCGTAAGTGTCGTCGGCGTAGAAACCATCGCCGAAGGAGGACGGCAGGGAGTAAGCCGCTGCGCGGGCCTCCTCGGTCGGCTCAACACTGATGTTGCGGTAGCGGGAAATACCCGTACCGGCCGGGATCAGCTTACCGATGATCACGTTCTCCTTCAGACCGATGAGCTTGTCCGAACGCTTGTTGATAGCAGCGTCGGTAAGCACGCGGGTGGTCTCCTGGAAGGAGGCCGCGGACAGCCAGGACTCGGTTGCCAGGGAGGCCTTGGTGATACCCATGATCTCCGCACGAACCTCTACCGGACGGCCGCCAGCCTTCACGGCTTCCTTGGACGCTGCCACTGCATCGGCGTGATCCACCAGGGAGCCCGGCAGGAACTCGGTCGAACCAGAGTCGATAACGGTCACGCGACGCAGC is a window encoding:
- a CDS encoding DUF4236 domain-containing protein; its protein translation is MGFMFRDSKNFGPFKVNTSSGGVGGSTRIGPMRITQRADGRQSVTIHTPIRGLNFTKTFGSKRR